In Zingiber officinale cultivar Zhangliang chromosome 1A, Zo_v1.1, whole genome shotgun sequence, the DNA window TTTACATCCACTTTCATGCCCATACCCGAATATTCAATTATTTAATTGGGTATAAAAATtacctccataccctcctccatttggGTCGGATATTGGATTCTCCATCGGATTCGGATATCGGATTTCCCATCGAATTCGGGGGAAATTGTCATTCCTAGTCGTTGTGATCTTTTGGGACTTCCCGTTGCCCAtcatctagtcacccttgacctaccagggcttctccaccaagtgtctcaTCCTCCTTGAccgacttggacttttccttgccaACTTTCCATTGgattttcgatcaccaagtgttcagtcaCCCTTTAAACTACTTAAACTTTTCCCTTTCCAACTTTTCCGTCGGACTttcccttgtctaacctccagttaagactagtcactcggtagacttctcatCGGCATAACTTCCAGTTAGGGCATTCTCTTGCCCAATCTCAGTTAGGATTTTTCGTTACCTAATCTCCAGTCAGGGTTTTTCGTTACCAAACCTCCTATTAAGATTTTCTGAGTCAAGTATCATTTTTctcccttaacctacttgacttctcactcacatattatcaaacattgaaactcaagttCGAGTTAATtcgagcttagtcaacttggtcaaccttgacccgaggatgattgcaccaacaaaggcaGGTCAGCCTCGCGGCCTACTATGATGATCAAAGCCACGCACCTCGCCGCACCTAGATCAAGCTGGAGAGGGGAGGGGAAAAGAGATGGGAGAGGAGAGGAACTTATCGTTGTGTGCCGGAGAGTAATCAGAGATCAACCGTGGAGAGTTATCGTTGACGGAGAGAAATTGGGTGGTTTGATCGGGATTGCATGCAAATGCAAAAGGGGGACGTATCAAGGGTTTTTAGCGATCGAAATAAACCTTCGATTGTTATTTAGCAACGAAACATCGTCGCTAATTAGCGACTGATTAATCATTTTGGTCGTTAATGAGTGAtcgaaataaatttcaatcactAATTAATGATGGAACTCAATTCCATTGCTAAATAACTACCGACTTAATTTTCGATCATTGAATTAGCGATGAATCTAAATTTCATCACTAATTTTATCACTAATTAGGGGAATTCTTGTAATGACTGCTTGAGTGAGAAAACCCAATTATCAAATTAGTTTTTAGTCATGGAATGGCATGGCCTTTTGAACTACATCAGTCAATTTAGATTCATTATTTGAGAATAAACTCAAGCTAGTAATTTAGCCATAACTATGATATGTCTTTATTACACATAATTTATGAACACTTTGAGATAACATACCTCTTGTACagatatattatatttaatttcgaTGTATTATAGAAAACTTTTTCTCtaataaaaaatagatttaaGAATGATGAACGTTTAAATGTtcttttattagtaatttttaatttatccctATGACgggtgagaatttttttttaatttatccttaTAGCTGGTGAGATATTTTTTCATGAAATTAAATTCATCATCTCATAATTAATATCtcatgtcaattaaaaaaaatactatattATATTCCTATATGGATAAAATGTAAAATACAGGTTCCCTTTTTGTATATTATATCAATCCAAGTTTTCAAGTTataattttctcctttgaattACATCAATCCAAAGTCATTTATCACTTGTGATTTCATCTAAGTTCTGCAATCCGATGTTGTGATTGTCTTATATCGTTTCAAGCATCTGTCCTCCACTAGTTTGTAAACAGCCTCAGAAGTTGGAACTTTAAAATTGGGTCAATTAGAATTTTAACAAAATGAAAGCTCTGCCTTTCCCAGATTTGATGAATTCGACGTTGGAGCAAAGTGACATCGTTGCTCCCAAGCAATTCGATTTAGTTTTATCGATTCCTGATAAAATATAAGTAGATAAATTATAAGAATATTTTATCCACAATCTTTTTTCATGGAAAAATTAATTAtatctattaaaaattaattttagaatctattaaaataaatatcgagattcgaacctcagattTTATGATGATAATACTTCATGCGCTAATCACTTGATCCATCCGAGAGGACTATTTTTTTTCCTCTCAAGACATTGTGTGATATGTCCAAAATTgataagataaattttaaaataaaatgagagtaaaaaatgatatcatttatttTAAATGGTTTAATATTATTTGTCCCACCATAATATATAAACAAGTAAATTATGAGACATTTTGGCATAGCgataatatataaataagtaAATTACAAGATATTTTGTCATAATGCAGTGCTCTATGTAGGGAGAGGTTAGACATGGAAGTATTTTATATTCTTTGCAATTAAAAATCTGTGTggataaattttaaaacaaaatctaattaattttgacaTAAGAAGGACAAATAATTTCTTTTGATATATTGATAAAAAGTTAGTTTCACAAAGTACTGCATAAACCGAGCTAGTTATTTTTATATTAGGTTAATTAGAATAGGATTAAAGGTACAATAAATAATCCCTCTTGAGACCAAGAAATTATGAATCTTATTTTTAATCATCCATAATTCTACATCTAATTAATCCTACCAaacatttaattaaaatatttttaaaaatataatcctATCCTATCATACATATCAAGCCGCCACACATGATAAAAGAATGAGCAAATACAACCGCAGATGCGCAACACGCAGGAAGCCTATAAGTGCGGCACTCTAAACAATCTCACGCAATGGCTTCCCAACCAGGACCCCTCACGCAATGGCCATGGCAGAAGCTTGGAAACATGAAGGTATATCCCATGCTTATAAAATTTTCGTCTTAATACACATCTAAACTCTCAACCCCTGCAAATCCTGATGCATTTCtgtgttctttttatttgtaTGCAAGTATTTGCTGTTGGCTCCATGGTTGGCACACAGCACGCGCAACTTCATGGTAAGAAAGGCAGGGGAGCGGGCAACGCTCGACCTGTTCATCTTCCCCATATTTCTGCTGAGGTTGCTGCTTGCCCAGCTCTGGATCACTGTCTCCCGTCTCAAGACAGCCAACGGCAAGCAACGCATAGTTGACAAAAGCCTCGAGTTCGAGCAAGTGGACAGAGAAAGGAATTGgtaggttattttatttttttgctattttGTTAGCTTTTTCTTATCCTGCAGAAGTAAGAAGAAATGGACAATGGCAGGGATGACCAGATCATCTTGACAGCTCTCCTATATTACATGGCAAATGTGCTTATTCCTGGAGTGCCACAAGCGCCGTTGTGGGATTCTAAAGGAGTGCTTGTCGTGATAGCTCTTCATACAGGCCCTGTGGAGTTCCTCTACTATTGGTTTCATCGAGCTTTGCATCACCATTACCTCTATTCTCGTTACCATTCCCATCACCATGCTTCCATCGTCACTGAGCCTATAACATGTGAGTTTCttatttttaatatgttttttttctCGATTTTGAAACAAAAGATGCCCGGTCTTATTCTCGTTAAAGATAATGTTTTGGAAGCTCTTTACCATGTAGTCATATTCTACCATGGGATAAATTTATCCATATGAAATATTTGCCAAAGCGGATAgtgtataaaaaaaaatcagagcCTGATTTGAAACATCTTTAAAATTTCTCAGATTGTCCTATTCAAAAACTGTTCTCATATAGTTTGAGTGTTTGTTAGATTAGTCTGGCTAGTTACTTTACTGGGCGCTGTCAAGCAATTCTTCTGGGTAGGGTTTGATTGGGCCGGTTGCTATAGTCTCTTAGTAGAGACTGGCTGTGAGTTTCCCCACACTCAATTTTTTCATTCTCTATGAAAAATGATTTTCATTCAGAAACTGTTTTTATTTACACATTCCAAAAGTGCCTCTTCATATAGAATTTAATCTACTGACTTGTTACTTTGCTGTCTTTTGCAGCTGTCGTCCATCCGTTTGCTGAAGAGCTAGTTTACTTCCTGCTCTTCGCAATTCCTCTAGTaaccacggctctaactggaataGTTTCCTTGGCAGCAGGGTTTGGGTATTTGATTTATATCGATTTCATGAACTACATGGGCCACTGCAACTTTGAGATGGTGCCGAAGTGGTTGTTCAATGCCTTTCCCCCTCTGAAGTACTTCATGTACACTCCCTCGTAAGTATATAGCATATACTAATGCTAGCTAGGTACCCACTCACAGCACAAATACTAGCTCAGGGGGGTTTAAGTGAATTGTTGGCTTCTGCAGGTTTCACTCCCTTCATCACACCAAATTTCGAACTAACTACTCATTGTTCATGCCCATATATGACTACATATATGGGACAATGGATGAGTCTTCAGAAGAGTTATACGAAAAGTCCTTGACAAAAAAGGAGGAAATTGTTGATGTTGTTCATCTCACCCACTTGACCACCTTGCAATCCATGTACCATTCACGAATTGCCTTTGCCTCACTAGCTTCTAAGCCATACAGCAACAAATGCTACTTGTGGATTTTATTTCCCTTCTCATATGCATTGGTGTTTGTAGCTTCTATATTTGGGACTACTGTCGCCGTAGAGAggaataaatttaaaaaactgcAAATGGAGACATGGGTGGTGCCAAGATtcaccttccaagtaagatttcCAACTGCATCTCGGTTTATGTGTCAATAACTTGAGATGCTGATACAAATCGTTTGTTTGCTTCCAGTATTTATCAGGGATTGAGAAAGAGAAAATAAATGACATGATTGAAAATTCTATATTAGAAGCTGACAAGATGGGCGCAAAAGTTATAAGTTTAGGCCTGCTAAACCAAGTAATGTTTAAAATCCTTTCTTcgcatttgtttagtttaattgaa includes these proteins:
- the LOC122002694 gene encoding very-long-chain aldehyde decarbonylase GL1-6-like; the encoded protein is MASQPGPLTQWPWQKLGNMKYLLLAPWLAHSTRNFMVRKAGERATLDLFIFPIFLLRLLLAQLWITVSRLKTANGKQRIVDKSLEFEQVDRERNWDDQIILTALLYYMANVLIPGVPQAPLWDSKGVLVVIALHTGPVEFLYYWFHRALHHHYLYSRYHSHHHASIVTEPITSVVHPFAEELVYFLLFAIPLVTTALTGIVSLAAGFGYLIYIDFMNYMGHCNFEMVPKWLFNAFPPLKYFMYTPSFHSLHHTKFRTNYSLFMPIYDYIYGTMDESSEELYEKSLTKKEEIVDVVHLTHLTTLQSMYHSRIAFASLASKPYSNKCYLWILFPFSYALVFVASIFGTTVAVERNKFKKLQMETWVVPRFTFQYLSGIEKEKINDMIENSILEADKMGAKVISLGLLNQDDELNEYGKLYVKRNPMLKAKIVDGTSLATAVLLNRIPEETESVLLVGRVSKLALSLCLSLSHKGIKVEVAQKEKYKILKQKMPPELQSYLVLPQCYESKIWLCGNGTHEKEMKKAREGTHFIPISQFPLKTASGDCFYHCTLAMLAPKAYENLHTCENWLPRRAMSAWRVAGIVHALEGWDTHECGDMVTNVDRVWRAALAHGFLPFDATSPAS